In Merismopedia glauca CCAP 1448/3, a single genomic region encodes these proteins:
- a CDS encoding FKBP-type peptidyl-prolyl cis-trans isomerase, producing the protein MREILISLSVMLVCGLLVVFAQFNNTTASALADELNVNQPAIVIADNSMTSTSNPENNDVQTTPSGLKYIDQKVGEGATPKTGQRVVVHYTGTLENGKKFDSSRDRNQPFDFKIGAGQVIKGWDEGLSTMQVGGQRRLIIPPELGYGSRGAGGVIPPNATLIFDVELLDVK; encoded by the coding sequence ATGAGAGAAATTTTAATCAGCTTAAGCGTTATGCTGGTCTGTGGGTTACTAGTAGTATTTGCTCAGTTCAACAATACAACCGCATCTGCTCTAGCTGACGAACTCAACGTCAATCAACCTGCTATTGTAATCGCCGATAATTCTATGACTAGTACCTCAAATCCTGAAAATAACGACGTTCAAACCACCCCTTCGGGACTGAAATACATCGACCAAAAAGTTGGTGAAGGCGCAACCCCAAAAACAGGACAAAGAGTTGTCGTTCACTATACTGGGACTCTAGAAAACGGCAAAAAATTTGATAGTTCCCGCGATCGCAATCAACCTTTTGACTTTAAAATCGGTGCTGGACAAGTAATCAAAGGATGGGATGAAGGACTCAGCACCATGCAAGTTGGCGGTCAACGTCGCTTGATTATTCCCCCAGAATTAGGTTACGGTTCTCGCGGTGCTGGCGGTGTCATTCCTCCTAACGCCACCCTAATTTTTGATGTCGAACTGTTGGATGTCAAATAG